The following proteins come from a genomic window of Achromobacter deleyi:
- the rplL gene encoding 50S ribosomal protein L7/L12 yields the protein MALNKAEILDAIAGMTVLELSELIKEMEEKFGVSAAAAAVAVAAPAAGGAAAAAEEQTEFTVVLTEAGANKVSVIKAVRELTGLGLKEAKDLVDGAPKPVKEAVAKADAEAAKKKLEEAGAKVEVK from the coding sequence ATGGCACTTAACAAAGCTGAAATCCTTGACGCCATCGCTGGCATGACCGTGCTCGAGCTGTCCGAGCTGATCAAGGAAATGGAAGAGAAGTTCGGCGTGTCGGCTGCTGCCGCCGCTGTCGCTGTCGCTGCTCCCGCCGCTGGTGGCGCTGCCGCCGCTGCTGAAGAGCAAACCGAGTTCACCGTTGTGCTGACCGAAGCCGGCGCCAACAAGGTGTCCGTCATCAAGGCCGTGCGCGAGCTGACCGGTCTGGGTCTGAAGGAAGCCAAGGACCTGGTCGACGGCGCTCCGAAGCCCGTCAAGGAAGCTGTGGCCAAGGCTGACGCCGAAGCCGCCAAGAAGAAGCTGGAAGAAGCTGGCGCCAAGGTCGAAGTCAAGTAA
- the rplJ gene encoding 50S ribosomal protein L10 has protein sequence MSLNRQEKAVVIEEVSAEVAKAQSIVIAEYRGLDVASVTVLRKTARESGVYLRVLKNSLARRAVAGTAFEPLAEQLTGPLIYGISTDPVSAAKVLAGFAKSNDKLVIKAGALPNNLLNQEGVKALATMPSREELLSKLLGTMQAPIAQFVRTLNEVPTKFARGLAAVRDQKAAA, from the coding sequence GTGAGTCTCAATCGTCAAGAGAAAGCGGTGGTAATCGAGGAAGTCTCGGCCGAAGTGGCCAAGGCGCAATCGATTGTTATCGCCGAGTACCGTGGTCTGGACGTCGCCTCTGTCACCGTACTGCGCAAAACTGCGCGTGAATCGGGCGTGTATCTGCGTGTTCTGAAGAACTCGCTGGCCCGTCGTGCTGTTGCCGGCACGGCTTTCGAGCCGTTGGCTGAGCAACTGACCGGTCCGCTGATCTATGGCATCAGCACTGATCCGGTTTCGGCGGCCAAGGTCCTCGCAGGTTTCGCGAAAAGCAACGACAAGCTGGTCATCAAGGCGGGCGCTCTGCCCAACAACCTGTTGAACCAAGAAGGCGTGAAGGCCCTGGCCACCATGCCCTCGCGCGAAGAGTTGCTGTCGAAACTGCTGGGCACCATGCAAGCCCCCATCGCGCAATTCGTGCGTACGCTCAACGAAGTTCCGACCAAGTTCGCCCGTGGCCTCGCCGCCGTGCGCGACCAGAAGGCCGCGGCTTAA
- the rpoB gene encoding DNA-directed RNA polymerase subunit beta — MPYSYTEKKRIRKSFAKREDVQNVPFLLATQLQSYLTFLQADTAPSDRVADGLQAAFSSIFPIVSHNGMARLEFVSYVLGEPVFDVKECQQRGLTYASPLRAKVRLVLLDREVSKPTVKEVKEQEVYMGEIPLMTGTGSFVINGTERVIVSQLHRSPGVFFEHDRGKTHSSGKLLFSARVIPYRGSWLDFEFDPKDVLFFRVDRRRKMPVTILCKAIGMTPESILANFFDFDNFELKSEGGMMEFVPERWKGEMARFDIADRSGKVIVEKDKRINAKHLRDLAAGGIQRISVPEDFLYGRVLAKNIVDADTGEVIANANDEITESVLGALRAANVHDIQTLYTNDLDRGPYISQTLRTDETADQMAARVAIYRMMRPGEPPTEEAVEALFQRLFYSEETYDLSRVGRMKVNSRLGRGEDITGPMTLTNEDILETIKVLVELRNGRGQIDDIDHLGNRRVRCVGELAENQFRAGLVRVERAVKERLGQAETENLMPHDLINSKPISAAIKEFFGSSQLSQFMDQTNPLSEITHKRRVSALGPGGLTRERAGFEVRDVHPTHYGRVCPIETPEGPNIGLINSMALYARLNEYGFLETPYRKIIDGRVSEQIDYLSAIEESHYVIAQANAALDEQGAFVDDLVACREAGETMLTSPANVHYMDVAPSQIVSVAASLIPFLEHDDANRALMGANMQRQAVPCLRPEKPVVGTGIERTVAVDSGTTVQALRGGLVDHVDAERVVIRVNDEENVAGEVGVDIYNLIKYTRSNQNTNINQRPIVKRGDKVAKGDVLADGASTDLGELALGQNMLIAFMPWNGYNFEDSILISEKVVADDRYTSVHIEELTVVARDTKLGPEEITRDISNLAETQLNRLDDSGITYIGAEVSADDVLVGKVTPKGETQLTPEEKLLRAIFGEKASDVKDTSLRVPSGMTGTVIDVQVFTREGIVRDKRAQSIIDDELRRYRQDLNDQLRIVENDQFDRIEKMLVNKTVNGGPRKLAKGATITKAYLADLDRWQWFDIRLADEPHAVVLEQAKESLEQKRHQFDLAFEEKRKKLTQGDELPPGVLKMIKVYLAVKRRLQPGDKMAGRHGNKGVVSRITPVEDMPHMADGTPADIVLNPLGVPSRMNVGQVLEVHLGWAAKGVGHRIADMLRDERTAQVKNVRAYLDKVYNTTGTGARIDELTDEEVMEMAQNLKNGVPFATPVFDGATEEEITKMLELAYPDEVAKRMALTPSRTQAWLYDGRTGEKFERPVTVGYMHYLKLHHLVDDKMHARSTGPYSLVTQQPLGGKAQFGGQRFGEMEVWALEAYGAAYTLQEMLTVKSDDITGRTKVYENIVKGDHVIDAGMPESFNVLVKEIRSLALDMDLERN; from the coding sequence ATGCCTTACTCGTACACCGAAAAAAAGCGCATCCGCAAAAGCTTCGCCAAGCGTGAAGACGTTCAAAACGTTCCCTTCCTTTTGGCGACTCAGCTTCAATCCTACCTAACTTTCCTGCAGGCGGATACCGCCCCGTCCGATCGCGTAGCCGACGGTTTGCAGGCGGCGTTCTCGTCGATTTTCCCGATCGTTAGTCACAACGGTATGGCGCGCTTGGAGTTCGTGAGCTATGTGCTCGGCGAACCGGTGTTCGATGTCAAGGAATGTCAGCAACGTGGCCTGACCTATGCCTCGCCCCTGCGAGCCAAGGTCCGCCTGGTGCTGCTTGACCGCGAAGTCAGCAAGCCCACCGTCAAGGAAGTGAAGGAACAGGAAGTCTACATGGGCGAAATTCCGCTCATGACCGGCACCGGTTCGTTCGTCATCAACGGCACCGAGCGTGTCATCGTCTCGCAGCTGCACCGCTCGCCTGGCGTGTTCTTCGAACACGACCGCGGCAAGACGCACAGCTCGGGCAAGCTCCTGTTCTCGGCCCGCGTGATTCCTTACCGCGGTTCGTGGCTGGACTTCGAGTTCGACCCCAAGGACGTCCTGTTCTTCCGCGTCGACCGTCGCCGCAAGATGCCCGTGACGATCCTGTGCAAGGCGATCGGCATGACGCCCGAATCGATCCTGGCCAACTTCTTCGACTTCGACAACTTCGAATTGAAGAGCGAAGGCGGCATGATGGAATTCGTGCCCGAGCGTTGGAAGGGCGAAATGGCCCGTTTCGACATCGCGGACCGCTCCGGCAAGGTCATCGTCGAAAAAGACAAGCGTATCAACGCCAAGCATCTGCGCGACCTGGCTGCCGGCGGCATCCAGCGCATCTCCGTGCCGGAAGACTTCCTGTACGGCCGCGTGCTGGCCAAGAACATCGTTGACGCCGATACCGGCGAAGTCATCGCCAACGCCAACGACGAGATCACCGAAAGCGTGCTGGGCGCCCTGCGCGCCGCCAACGTGCACGACATCCAGACGCTCTACACGAACGACCTGGATCGCGGCCCGTACATCTCGCAAACGCTGCGCACCGATGAAACCGCCGACCAGATGGCCGCGCGCGTTGCCATCTACCGCATGATGCGTCCTGGCGAACCGCCCACCGAAGAAGCGGTGGAAGCGCTGTTCCAGCGCCTGTTCTACAGCGAAGAAACGTACGATCTGTCGCGCGTCGGCCGCATGAAGGTCAACAGCCGTCTGGGCCGTGGTGAGGACATCACCGGCCCGATGACGCTGACCAACGAAGACATCCTTGAAACCATCAAGGTGCTGGTCGAGCTGCGTAACGGCCGCGGCCAGATCGACGACATCGATCACTTGGGCAACCGCCGCGTGCGTTGCGTCGGCGAACTGGCCGAGAACCAGTTCCGCGCCGGCCTCGTGCGCGTCGAACGCGCCGTCAAGGAACGTCTGGGCCAGGCCGAGACCGAAAACCTGATGCCGCACGACCTGATCAACTCCAAGCCGATCTCGGCCGCCATCAAGGAGTTCTTCGGTTCGAGCCAGCTGTCGCAGTTCATGGACCAGACCAACCCGCTGTCGGAAATCACGCACAAGCGTCGCGTTTCCGCACTGGGCCCGGGCGGTCTGACCCGCGAGCGCGCCGGCTTTGAAGTCCGTGACGTGCACCCGACTCACTATGGCCGCGTCTGCCCGATCGAAACGCCGGAAGGCCCGAACATCGGTCTGATCAACTCCATGGCGCTGTACGCTCGTCTGAACGAGTACGGCTTCCTGGAAACGCCTTACCGCAAGATCATCGACGGCCGCGTCAGCGAGCAGATCGATTACCTGTCGGCCATCGAAGAAAGCCACTACGTCATCGCGCAGGCCAACGCCGCGCTGGACGAGCAGGGCGCCTTTGTCGACGACCTGGTCGCTTGCCGTGAAGCGGGCGAAACGATGTTGACCTCGCCGGCCAACGTGCACTACATGGACGTTGCCCCGTCGCAGATCGTGTCGGTCGCCGCCTCGCTGATTCCGTTCCTGGAGCACGACGACGCGAACCGCGCACTGATGGGCGCCAACATGCAACGTCAGGCCGTGCCTTGCCTGCGTCCGGAAAAGCCGGTCGTGGGTACGGGTATCGAGCGCACCGTGGCCGTTGACTCGGGCACCACCGTGCAGGCGCTGCGTGGCGGCCTGGTCGACCACGTCGACGCCGAGCGCGTGGTTATCCGCGTGAACGACGAAGAAAACGTCGCCGGCGAAGTCGGTGTCGATATCTACAACCTGATCAAGTACACGCGTTCCAACCAGAACACGAACATCAACCAGCGTCCCATCGTCAAGCGTGGCGACAAGGTCGCCAAGGGTGACGTGCTGGCCGACGGCGCATCGACCGACCTGGGCGAACTCGCCCTGGGTCAGAACATGCTGATCGCGTTCATGCCGTGGAACGGCTACAACTTCGAAGACTCGATCCTGATCTCCGAAAAGGTTGTTGCCGATGACCGCTACACCTCGGTTCACATCGAGGAATTGACGGTTGTCGCCCGCGACACGAAGCTCGGCCCGGAAGAAATCACGCGCGACATCAGCAACCTGGCCGAGACGCAACTGAACCGCCTGGACGATTCCGGCATCACCTACATCGGCGCCGAAGTCAGCGCCGACGACGTGCTGGTCGGCAAGGTCACGCCCAAGGGCGAAACCCAGCTGACGCCGGAAGAAAAGCTGCTGCGCGCCATCTTCGGTGAAAAGGCGTCCGACGTTAAGGACACCTCGCTGCGCGTGCCTTCGGGCATGACCGGCACCGTGATCGACGTGCAGGTGTTCACGCGTGAAGGCATCGTGCGCGACAAGCGCGCCCAGTCCATCATCGACGATGAACTGCGCCGCTACCGCCAGGACCTGAACGACCAGCTGCGCATCGTTGAAAACGACCAGTTCGACCGTATCGAAAAGATGCTGGTCAACAAGACCGTCAACGGCGGCCCGCGCAAGCTGGCCAAGGGCGCGACGATCACCAAGGCCTACCTGGCCGACCTGGATCGCTGGCAGTGGTTCGACATCCGCCTGGCCGACGAGCCCCACGCCGTGGTGCTGGAGCAGGCCAAGGAATCGCTCGAGCAGAAGCGTCACCAGTTCGACCTGGCCTTCGAAGAGAAGCGCAAGAAGCTGACGCAAGGCGACGAGCTGCCCCCGGGCGTGCTGAAGATGATCAAGGTCTACCTGGCCGTGAAGCGTCGTCTGCAGCCTGGCGACAAGATGGCAGGCCGTCACGGCAACAAGGGCGTGGTCTCGCGCATCACCCCGGTGGAAGACATGCCGCACATGGCTGACGGCACGCCGGCCGACATCGTTCTGAACCCGCTGGGCGTGCCCTCGCGGATGAACGTGGGTCAGGTGCTGGAAGTGCACTTGGGCTGGGCTGCCAAGGGCGTGGGCCACCGCATCGCCGACATGCTGCGCGACGAGCGCACCGCGCAGGTCAAGAACGTCCGTGCGTACCTGGACAAGGTCTACAACACGACCGGCACCGGCGCGCGCATCGACGAGCTGACCGACGAAGAAGTCATGGAAATGGCCCAGAACCTCAAGAACGGCGTGCCGTTCGCGACGCCCGTCTTCGACGGCGCGACCGAAGAGGAAATCACCAAGATGCTGGAACTGGCCTATCCGGACGAAGTCGCCAAGCGCATGGCGCTGACGCCCTCGCGCACGCAGGCGTGGCTGTACGACGGCCGCACCGGCGAGAAGTTCGAGCGTCCGGTCACCGTCGGCTACATGCACTACCTGAAGCTGCACCACTTGGTCGACGACAAGATGCACGCGCGTTCGACCGGCCCGTACTCGCTCGTGACCCAGCAGCCGCTGGGCGGCAAGGCGCAGTTCGGTGGCCAGCGTTTCGGGGAAATGGAAGTGTGGGCGCTGGAAGCATACGGCGCCGCCTACACCCTGCAGGAAATGCTGACGGTGAAGTCCGACGACATCACCGGCCGCACCAAGGTATACGAAAACATCGTCAAGGGCGATCACGTCATCGATGCCGGCATGCCGGAATCGTTCAACGTGCTGGTCAAGGAAATCCGCTCGTTGGCCCTGGACATGGATTTGGAGCGTAACTAA
- the nusG gene encoding transcription termination/antitermination protein NusG → MSKRWYVVHVYSGMEKSVHKALNERIERAGLQTSFGRILVPSEEVVEVKGGQKSITERRIFPGYVLVEMDLTDETWHLVKNTNRVTGFLGGSGNRPTPISEKEVEKILSQMEEGVEKPRPKILFEVGEMVRVKEGPFADFNGNVEEVNYEKSKVRVSVTIFGRATPVELDFSQVEKT, encoded by the coding sequence ATGAGTAAGCGTTGGTATGTCGTCCATGTGTACTCCGGCATGGAAAAAAGCGTACACAAGGCCTTGAACGAGCGCATCGAGCGCGCGGGCCTGCAGACGTCTTTCGGCCGTATTCTTGTGCCCTCCGAGGAAGTCGTCGAGGTCAAGGGTGGCCAGAAGTCGATCACCGAGCGCCGCATTTTCCCCGGTTACGTCCTGGTTGAAATGGACCTGACCGACGAAACGTGGCACCTGGTCAAGAACACCAACCGCGTCACCGGCTTTTTGGGTGGCTCGGGCAATCGTCCGACCCCGATTTCCGAAAAGGAAGTCGAAAAGATCCTCTCCCAGATGGAAGAGGGCGTCGAGAAACCCCGCCCCAAGATCCTGTTCGAAGTGGGCGAGATGGTTCGGGTCAAGGAAGGTCCGTTTGCGGACTTCAACGGCAACGTCGAAGAAGTCAACTACGAAAAGAGCAAGGTTCGCGTGTCTGTCACGATTTTCGGTCGTGCCACCCCCGTCGAACTGGATTTCAGCCAGGTCGAAAAGACCTGA
- the rpoC gene encoding DNA-directed RNA polymerase subunit beta', which yields MKALLDLFKQVSQDEQFDAIKIGIASPEKIRSWSYGEVRKPETINYRTFKPERDGLFCSKIFGPIKDYECLCGKYKRLKHRGVICEKCGVEVTVAKVRRERMGHIELASPVAHIWFLKSLPSRLGMVLDMTLRDIERVLYFEAWCVIEPGMTPLKRGQIMSDDDFLAKTEEYGDDFRALMGAEAVRELLRTIDIDREVETLRGELKATSSEAKIKKISKRLKVLEGFQKSGIKAEWMVMEVLPVLPPDLRPLVPLDGGRFATSDLNDLYRRVINRNNRLKRLLELKAPEIILRNEKRMLQEAVDSLLDNGRRGKAMTGANKRQLKSLADMIKGKSGRFRQNLLGKRVDYSGRSVIVVGPQLKLHQCGLPKLMALELFKPFIFNRLEMMGLATTIKAAKKLVESQEPVVWDILEEVIREHPVMLNRAPTLHRLGIQAFEPVLIEGKAIQLHPLVCAAFNADFDGDQMAVHVPLSLEAQLEARTLMLASNNVLFPANGEPSIVPSQDIVLGLYYTTRERINGKGEGIFFTDVAEVQRAYDNGEVELQTRITVRLKEHERDEAGEWQPVIRRHETTVGRALLSEILPKGLPFTVLNKALKKKEISRLINQSFRRCGLRDTVIFADKLMQSGFRLATRGGISIAMGDMLIPSAKEGILAEASREVKEIDKQYSSGLVTSQERYNNVVDIWGKAGDKVGKAMMEQLATEPVVNRHGEEVRQESFNSIYMMADSGARGSAAQIRQLAGMRGLMAKPDGSIIETPITANFREGLNVLQYFISTHGARKGLADTALKTANSGYLTRRLVDVTQDLVITEDDCGTSQGYNMKALVEGGEVIEPLRDRILGRVAAIDIVNPDTQETAITAGTLLDEDMVDMIDRIGVDEVKVRTPLTCETRHGLCAHCYGRDLGRGSPVNQGEAVGVIAAQSIGEPGTQLTMRTFHIGGAASRSALASAVETKSSGVVGFASTMRYVTNAKGERVAISRSGELAIFDDNGRERERHKIPYGATVLVGDGEAVKAGARLATWDPLTRPIVSEYGGAVRFENIEEGVTVAKQVDEVTGLSTLVVITPKTRGGKIVMRPQIKLANENGEDVKIAGTDHSVNISFPVGALITVRDGQQVAVGEVLARIPQESQKTRDITGGLPRVAELFEARSPKDAGMLADVTGTVSFGKDTKGKQRLVITDLEGVSHEFLIPKEKQVLVHDGQVVNKGEMIVDGPADPHDILRLQGIEKLATYIVDEVQDVYRLQGVKINDKHIEVIVRQMLRRVNIVDAGDTEFIPGEQVERSELLNENDRVNAEDKRPASYENVLLGITKASLSTDSFISAASFQETTRVLTEAAIMGKRDDLRGLKENVIVGRLIPAGTGLAYHHARRDKEALEAAEREAARQLANPFEDSPVTVGSDADAPSSDLGSEDAAE from the coding sequence ATGAAAGCGCTACTCGACCTCTTTAAGCAAGTCTCGCAAGACGAGCAATTCGATGCCATCAAGATCGGCATCGCCTCGCCCGAGAAGATCCGTTCGTGGTCCTACGGCGAAGTTCGCAAGCCCGAGACCATCAACTACCGCACGTTCAAGCCTGAGCGCGACGGTCTGTTCTGCTCCAAGATCTTCGGCCCGATCAAGGACTACGAGTGCTTGTGCGGCAAGTACAAGCGCCTGAAGCACCGTGGCGTGATCTGCGAGAAGTGCGGCGTTGAAGTCACCGTTGCCAAGGTTCGCCGTGAACGCATGGGCCACATCGAACTGGCCAGCCCCGTCGCGCACATCTGGTTCCTGAAGAGCCTGCCGTCGCGTCTGGGCATGGTGCTCGACATGACCCTGCGCGACATCGAACGCGTTCTGTACTTCGAAGCCTGGTGCGTGATCGAACCCGGCATGACGCCGCTCAAGCGCGGCCAGATCATGTCGGATGACGATTTCCTGGCCAAGACCGAAGAGTACGGCGACGACTTCCGTGCCCTGATGGGCGCCGAAGCCGTGCGCGAACTGCTGCGCACCATCGACATCGACCGCGAAGTGGAAACGCTGCGCGGCGAACTGAAGGCCACCAGCTCGGAAGCCAAGATCAAGAAGATCTCCAAGCGCCTGAAGGTGCTGGAAGGCTTCCAGAAGTCCGGCATCAAGGCCGAGTGGATGGTCATGGAAGTGCTGCCCGTGCTGCCGCCGGACCTGCGTCCGCTGGTGCCGCTGGACGGCGGCCGCTTCGCGACCTCCGACCTGAACGACCTGTACCGCCGCGTCATCAACCGCAACAACCGTCTGAAGCGCCTGCTGGAGCTGAAGGCCCCTGAAATCATCCTGCGCAACGAAAAGCGCATGCTGCAGGAAGCCGTCGACTCGCTGCTGGACAACGGTCGCCGCGGCAAGGCCATGACCGGCGCCAACAAGCGCCAGCTCAAGTCCCTGGCCGACATGATCAAGGGCAAGAGCGGTCGTTTCCGCCAGAACCTGCTGGGCAAGCGCGTCGACTACTCGGGCCGTTCGGTCATCGTGGTGGGTCCGCAGCTCAAGCTGCACCAGTGCGGCCTGCCCAAGCTGATGGCCCTGGAACTGTTCAAGCCGTTCATCTTCAATCGCCTGGAGATGATGGGCCTGGCCACGACCATCAAGGCCGCCAAGAAACTGGTGGAAAGCCAGGAACCGGTGGTCTGGGACATCCTGGAAGAAGTCATCCGCGAACACCCGGTGATGCTGAACCGCGCGCCGACGCTGCACCGCCTGGGCATCCAGGCGTTCGAGCCGGTGCTGATCGAAGGCAAGGCCATCCAGTTGCACCCGCTGGTTTGCGCGGCGTTCAACGCCGACTTCGACGGTGACCAGATGGCCGTCCACGTGCCGCTGTCGCTGGAAGCCCAGCTCGAAGCGCGCACGCTGATGCTGGCTTCGAACAACGTGCTGTTCCCGGCCAACGGCGAACCGTCGATCGTGCCGTCCCAGGATATCGTGCTGGGTCTGTACTACACGACGCGCGAGCGCATCAACGGCAAGGGCGAAGGCATCTTCTTCACCGACGTCGCCGAAGTGCAACGCGCCTACGACAACGGCGAAGTGGAACTGCAGACGCGCATCACCGTGCGCCTGAAGGAACACGAGCGCGACGAAGCGGGTGAATGGCAGCCGGTGATCCGCCGCCACGAAACCACCGTCGGCCGCGCGCTGCTGTCCGAGATCCTGCCCAAGGGCCTGCCCTTCACCGTCCTGAACAAGGCGCTGAAGAAGAAGGAAATCTCGCGCCTGATCAACCAGTCGTTCCGCCGTTGCGGCCTGCGCGACACGGTGATCTTCGCCGACAAGCTGATGCAGTCGGGCTTCCGCCTGGCCACCCGCGGCGGTATCTCGATCGCCATGGGCGACATGCTGATCCCGTCGGCCAAGGAAGGCATCCTGGCCGAAGCCAGCCGTGAAGTGAAGGAAATCGACAAGCAGTACTCGTCGGGTCTGGTCACGTCCCAGGAACGCTACAACAACGTGGTGGACATCTGGGGCAAGGCCGGCGACAAGGTCGGCAAGGCGATGATGGAACAGCTGGCAACCGAACCCGTGGTCAACCGCCACGGCGAGGAAGTGCGCCAGGAATCGTTCAACTCCATCTACATGATGGCTGACTCGGGCGCCCGCGGTTCGGCCGCCCAGATCCGCCAGCTGGCCGGCATGCGCGGCCTGATGGCCAAGCCGGACGGCTCGATCATCGAGACGCCCATTACCGCGAACTTCCGTGAAGGTCTGAACGTGCTTCAGTACTTCATCTCGACTCACGGCGCGCGTAAGGGTCTGGCCGACACGGCACTGAAGACCGCGAACTCGGGTTACCTGACCCGTCGTCTGGTCGACGTGACGCAAGACCTGGTGATCACCGAGGACGATTGCGGTACGTCGCAGGGCTACAACATGAAGGCCCTGGTGGAAGGCGGTGAAGTCATCGAGCCGCTGCGCGACCGCATCCTGGGCCGCGTGGCTGCCATCGACATCGTCAACCCGGACACGCAGGAAACGGCGATCACCGCCGGCACCCTGCTGGACGAAGACATGGTCGACATGATCGACCGCATCGGCGTGGACGAAGTCAAGGTCCGCACGCCGCTGACGTGCGAAACGCGCCACGGCCTGTGCGCGCACTGCTACGGCCGTGACCTCGGCCGCGGCTCGCCGGTCAACCAGGGCGAAGCGGTTGGCGTCATCGCCGCCCAGTCCATCGGTGAACCGGGCACGCAGCTGACGATGCGTACGTTCCACATCGGTGGCGCGGCGTCGCGTTCGGCCCTGGCCAGCGCGGTGGAAACCAAGTCCAGCGGCGTGGTCGGCTTTGCCAGCACCATGCGCTACGTCACCAACGCCAAGGGCGAACGCGTCGCGATTTCGCGCTCGGGCGAACTGGCGATCTTCGACGACAACGGCCGCGAACGCGAACGCCACAAGATCCCGTACGGCGCGACCGTGCTGGTGGGCGATGGCGAGGCCGTGAAGGCCGGCGCGCGCCTGGCGACGTGGGATCCGCTGACCCGTCCGATCGTGTCGGAATACGGTGGCGCCGTCCGCTTCGAGAACATCGAAGAGGGCGTGACCGTGGCCAAGCAGGTGGACGAAGTCACCGGCCTGTCGACGCTCGTCGTCATCACGCCCAAGACCCGTGGCGGCAAGATCGTCATGCGTCCGCAGATCAAGCTGGCCAACGAGAACGGCGAAGACGTCAAGATCGCCGGCACCGATCACTCGGTGAACATCTCGTTCCCGGTCGGCGCGCTGATCACCGTGCGTGACGGCCAGCAGGTTGCCGTGGGTGAAGTCCTGGCGCGTATTCCGCAGGAATCGCAAAAGACCCGCGACATTACCGGCGGTCTGCCGCGCGTGGCCGAGCTGTTCGAAGCCCGTTCGCCCAAGGATGCCGGCATGCTCGCCGACGTCACCGGCACGGTCTCGTTCGGCAAGGACACCAAGGGCAAGCAGCGTCTGGTCATCACCGACCTGGAAGGCGTCAGCCACGAGTTCCTGATTCCGAAGGAAAAGCAGGTGCTGGTGCACGACGGCCAGGTGGTGAACAAGGGCGAAATGATCGTGGACGGCCCGGCCGATCCCCACGACATCCTGCGCCTGCAGGGCATCGAGAAGCTGGCGACCTACATCGTCGACGAAGTGCAGGACGTGTACCGTCTGCAGGGCGTGAAGATCAACGACAAGCACATCGAAGTGATTGTTCGTCAGATGCTGCGCCGTGTGAACATCGTCGATGCGGGCGATACCGAGTTCATCCCGGGCGAGCAGGTCGAGCGCTCCGAGCTGTTGAACGAGAACGACCGCGTCAACGCTGAAGACAAGCGTCCGGCTTCGTACGAAAACGTGCTGCTGGGTATCACCAAGGCCTCGCTGTCGACCGACTCGTTCATCTCGGCCGCCTCGTTCCAGGAAACCACGCGTGTCCTGACCGAAGCCGCCATCATGGGCAAGCGCGACGACCTGCGTGGCCTGAAGGAAAACGTCATCGTCGGCCGCCTGATCCCGGCCGGTACCGGCCTGGCGTACCACCATGCCCGTCGCGACAAGGAAGCCCTGGAGGCCGCGGAACGCGAAGCCGCCCGCCAGCTGGCCAACCCGTTCGAAGACTCGCCGGTCACGGTGGGCTCGGACGCCGATGCCCCGTCGTCCGACCTGGGCAGCGAGGACGCCGCCGAATAA
- the rplK gene encoding 50S ribosomal protein L11 — MAKKIVGFIKLQVPAGKANPSPPIGPALGQRGLNIMEFCKAFNAKTQGMEPGLPIPVVITAFADKSFTFIMKTPPATVLIKKAAGVQKGSSKPHTDKVGTLTRAQAEEIAKAKGPDLTAADLDAAVRTIAGSARSMGITVEGI, encoded by the coding sequence ATGGCGAAGAAGATCGTCGGCTTTATCAAGCTGCAAGTACCGGCTGGTAAGGCTAACCCCTCCCCCCCGATTGGCCCGGCGCTGGGTCAGCGTGGCCTGAACATCATGGAATTCTGCAAGGCGTTCAACGCCAAGACCCAAGGCATGGAGCCTGGTCTGCCGATTCCGGTGGTGATCACCGCTTTCGCCGACAAGAGCTTCACCTTCATCATGAAGACCCCGCCCGCGACGGTCCTCATCAAGAAGGCCGCCGGCGTGCAAAAGGGTTCGTCCAAGCCGCATACCGACAAGGTTGGCACGCTGACCCGCGCGCAAGCTGAAGAAATCGCCAAGGCCAAGGGCCCCGATCTGACCGCCGCTGATCTGGACGCCGCCGTCCGCACGATCGCTGGCAGCGCCCGCAGCATGGGCATCACGGTTGAGGGGATCTAA
- the rplA gene encoding 50S ribosomal protein L1 — translation MAKLSKRAAAIAQKIDRTKLYPVAEALTLVKETAVAKFNESIDVAVQLGIDPKKSDQLVRGSVVLPAGTGKSVRVAVFAQGDKAEAAKAAGADIVGLDDLADQIKAGQMDFDVVIASPDTMRVVGALGQILGPRGLMPNPKVGTVTPDVATAVKNAKAGQVQYRTDKAGIIHATIGRASFGVEQLQTNLAALVDALQKARPAAAKGIYLRKLAVSSTMGGGARVEIASLSASN, via the coding sequence ATGGCAAAACTGAGCAAGCGCGCCGCCGCCATTGCGCAAAAGATCGACCGCACCAAGCTGTACCCGGTCGCCGAAGCCCTGACCCTGGTCAAGGAAACCGCTGTCGCCAAGTTCAACGAATCGATTGACGTGGCCGTGCAGCTGGGCATCGACCCGAAGAAGTCGGACCAACTGGTCCGCGGCTCGGTCGTGCTGCCCGCCGGTACCGGCAAGTCGGTCCGCGTCGCCGTGTTCGCCCAAGGCGACAAGGCTGAGGCCGCCAAGGCCGCTGGCGCCGACATCGTCGGCCTGGACGACCTGGCTGACCAGATCAAGGCCGGTCAAATGGACTTCGACGTGGTCATCGCCTCGCCCGACACGATGCGTGTCGTCGGCGCCCTGGGTCAGATCCTGGGCCCGCGTGGCCTGATGCCGAACCCGAAGGTCGGCACCGTGACCCCCGACGTCGCCACCGCCGTCAAGAACGCCAAGGCCGGTCAGGTTCAGTACCGTACCGACAAGGCCGGCATCATCCACGCCACGATCGGCCGCGCGTCGTTCGGCGTGGAACAGCTGCAAACCAACCTGGCCGCTCTGGTCGACGCCCTGCAAAAGGCTCGTCCCGCCGCTGCCAAGGGCATTTACCTGCGCAAGCTGGCCGTTTCGTCCACGATGGGCGGCGGTGCGCGCGTGGAAATTGCCTCGCTGTCGGCTTCCAACTAA